The proteins below come from a single Mya arenaria isolate MELC-2E11 chromosome 6, ASM2691426v1 genomic window:
- the LOC128238782 gene encoding uncharacterized protein LOC128238782, translating to MSHEESIDAMPLPPHPANENESFIRRHEPVARTDPPLPLPPPPADWQFNKFLGEIADSLMMEDLVKIKHQFSGDGGIGLSVLEGINTPRELFRILKNRGYLNRNNMIYLQSALKVIGRMDLVQKAIDFCRETGNTLHFYPATEEPENGYRYVRLHVDGIDYSNCTDSYLQQLRERLASILFLPPQFIMIAGIEPSSSMLLTFMIPEQYCELLLNMLKSGEVFPCLQKLGVDVISVDELTVNLNGVTDAEKIETEQQSRLKTVYEQLAEKTKQLEKTELELLSMGRKIDKLSEDLIQANKKAFDADKIQAAFRNINREARKDVFDFEEVFTEPVRSLIQTSLDEFKDGLKKVDDHQKGTVVQILNKHTDILSFSMLEFFQLRETTLQNEIRRLKSLVIPLQCDLAKYQLLANLEKENLEESLLALLQQLFESIQGSVTDIELTDVGLAILRKISRRLRYKEKLKIERKYEWKKDDRIKKDMDTDQSFFLAGILYKEVETKQKLIDYETFISGILDEVGREDLKRKFYELLRTSHQFRRSSKIPDQPKQTPSAQAAQQDPAMSNALQKMAKQVDEMYQQMNSNLCGPRLDTDPLQTPLFDFQSKLFRARGSSTDREESNKERHVSAEQV from the exons ATGAGTCATGAGGAGAGCATTGATGCAATGCCACTTCCGCCCCATCCAGCCAATGAAAACGAGTCATTCATTAGACGCCATGAGCCGGTGGCAAGAACGGATCCACCCCTTCCTTTGCCTCCACCACCAGCCGACTGGCAGTTCAATAAGTTCCTTGGTGAAATTGCCGATTCCTTGATGATGGAggatttggttaaaataaaacaccaattttCAG GAGACGGTGGCATTGGGCTAAGTGTTCTCGAAGGCATTAACACACCGCGGGAATTGtttagaatattgaaaaacagaggttatttaaacagaaacaacATGATTTACTTGCAAAGTGCGCTTAAAGTCATCGGACGAATGGACCTCGTTCAAAAAGCTATAGATTTCTGTAGGGAAACGGGGAATACTCTGCATTTCTACCCTGCTACAGAAGAACCAG AAAATGGTTACAGGTATGTGCGATTGCATGTTGACGGCATAGACTACAGCAACTGTACGGATAGCTATTTACAACAGTTGCGAGAGAGGCTGGCGTCAATTCTGTTCCTGCCACCACAGTTCATCATGATTGCAGGAATTGAACCTTCGTCCAGTATGCTATTGACGTTTATGATACCAGAGCAGTATTGCGAACTTCTCCTCAATATGCTTAAGTCTGGGGAGGTATTTCCATGCCTTCAGAAGCTTGGCGTTGACGTTATTTCTGTAGATGAACTTACAGTCAACTTAAACG GTGTCACTGATGCAGAGAAAATTGAAACAGAGCAACAGAGTAGGCTTAAAACAGTGTATGAACAGTTAGCAGAGAAAACGAAGCAGCTTGAAAAAACTGAGCTTGAACTGCTTAGCATGGGCCGTAAAATAGACAAGCTATCAGAAGATTTGATACAAGCAAATAAAAAGGCGTTTGATGCGGATAAAATCCAAGCAGCTTTTAGGAATATCAATAGAGAAGCGCGCAAGGatgtttttgattttgaagAAGTTTTTACAGAGCCGGTTCGTTCGTTAATACAAACATCACTTGACGAATTCAAAGATGGTTTGAAGAAAGTCGATGATCATCAAAAAGGGACTGTTgtacaaattttaaacaaacatacgGACATCCTATCATTCAGCATGTTAGAATTCTTTCAGCTGCGCGAGACTACTCTACAAAATGAGATAAGAAGGTTGAAGTCGTTGGTTATTCCATTGCAATGCGACTTGGCCAAGTACCAATTACTTGCAAACTTGGAAAAAGAAAATCTGGAAGAGAGTTTGTTGGCATTACTGCAACAACTATTTGAAAGCATACAAG GCTCTGTAACGGATATTGAGCTTACTGATGTTGGACTTGCAATTCTTCGGAAGATAAGTAGAAGGCTTCGATATAAAGAGAAATTGAAAATCGAAAGAAAATATGAATGGAAGAAAGACGACCGGATAAAGAAAGATATGGACACCGACCAGTCATTCTTCTTGGCTGGCATTTTGTACAAAGAAGTGGAAACCAAGCAGAAATTAATCGATTACG AAACGTTTATCTCCGGAATATTAGATGAAGTTGGGAGAGAGGACCTTAAGAGAAAGTTCTATGAGTTGCTGAGGACAAGCCACCAGTTCCGTAGGTCTTCAAAGATTCCAGACCAACCAAAACAAACTCCATCAGCCCAAGCGGCGCAACAAGATCCTGCCATGTCAAACGCATTGCAGAAAATGGCTAAACAGGTGGACGAAATGTACCAGCAGATGAACTCCAACTTATGTGGCCCAAGGCTGGACACTGACCCGCTGCAAACCCCACTGTTTGATTTTCAGTCGAAACTGTTCCGAGCGAGAGGGTCGTCGACCGATCGTGAAGAATCGAATAAAGAAAGGCATGTTTCAGCCGAGCAGGTCTGA